The sequence TTCTTCCTCCTAAAGAAGAAGAGGATATTTGCAACGCTTTTAATAATGCTATTTGTTTTGTAGTAAAAGGAAATGAACTATTAATCCACTATAAAGAAATAGACAAGAGAAATGTTTTAGTTTTAACAAAAAAATAAACGCATGAAAGCAACAAAATTATTTCTAATATTGATTATATCCTTTTCGATATTCAATGCCGCTTGCAAAAGAGATGAAGCAACTATCTGTGAAAATCTTTTAGAGCAAGGAATTGCAGATAGCACTTCTATCAAAGGAGAATGGGAGTTTAAATATTTTGCTAAAACAATAAATGGAAACAAAATATCCAAAAAAGAACCTATAAGCGATCAACATTGGATTGGATTTAACGGCAGTAATATTAATGGAGGAATTTGTAATACTTTGGGAGGAAAATATTCTCTGAATTCTTCGAATAATATTTCAATATCCGTTAACTCAATTACCTTTAAATTATGTGATACCGAAACCAACGAATTAGAATCCACACTAATTAAATCATTAAATAATGCTATCTGCTTTGTAGTAAAAGGAAATGAACTATTAATCCACTACAAAGAAATAGACAAGAGAAATGTTTTAGTTTTAACAAAAAAATAAACGCATGAAAAAGCAATTATTGAAATTATTGCTATTTGGATTTATAACAATCCCTGCGTTTGCACAAGAAACAAACAAAAATAATTTTAGCTTAGGTATTTTTGTTGGCGAAGGAACAGGGATATTAACCAATTTCAGCTTTAATGATAAACTTGGAATTGAGTGGAATATAGCCTATAATGAGCTGTTTTATAAATATAAATACACAGACAAAAATCCTAATATTACAAATCAAAGATACAATAACATACACAGCTCATCTCTGCTATTAAACTACAAAAACAATTTTTTCGGTATCAACAAATTAAACTATCGTTTTGCCATCGGTGGTCAAATGAGGCTTATTAGTGGTTTTCATAAAGATTGGCGAATTCCTACTCCACCTAACACTTACATTATTGATGAGCCTACAGTAACAAACGAAATAAAATTAGGTGTTACTTCATTAATTGGCGCAGAATATTGCATAAATAAAAACATATCTGCATTCCTCGACTTAGGCGTATATTCAGAAATAATAGATGCCTTTTTATGGACAAATTTCCAATTTAGAACAGGATTTACATATAATATAAATTGCAAAAAGCAATAATAAACAAATAAAAGGTAATTTGCAACCCCTCGGCGAACTCGCGGCATCGCTTTATAAGCTAATGAGCTGACAATCAGATAGTTACAAGTCGTCGACCCCCGATGCAAACGGCAGCGAGCCAAACTTTCACCTTGTCCCTTGCTCCTTTCACCTTGTCCCTTGCACCTTTTAACTTTCAAACTTTCCAACCCTTCAACAAGTTCAGGGTATCGCTTTATAAACTAAAAACTTTTAATTACTTTTGTATCTAAAATTTCACACAATGGTTATAATTGGAATTACAGGAACTTTAGGGTCAGGTAAAGGCACAATAGTAGATTATTTAGTACGCAACAAAGGATTTGTTCATTATTCCGTTCGTCAATATTTGCTAAAACAAATTCGCCAACTTGGAATGGAAGAAAACAGAGATTCTATGGTGAAAGTTGCCAATGACCTTAGAGCAAAGCACGGAGCATCATATATCGTGGAGCAACTTTATATTCAAGCAAAAAAAAGCGGCAAAAATGCAATAATAGAAAGCATACGAACCACGGGCGAAATTGAAAGCCTGAAAGCAAAAGGAAATTTTTATTTGCTTGCCGTAGATGCAGACGTTCGCATACGCTTTGAGCGAGTATTACAGCGAGGTTCAGAAACTGACAACATAAACTATGAAACTTTTATTGCTAATGAAAACAGAGAAATGATTAGCAATGACCCAAGTTCGCAAAACCTAATCAAGTGTATAGAAGCAGCCGACTATGCTCTGCAAAACAATGGTACATTCCAACAGCTCTACGACCAAATTGAGTGCATAATGACTGAAATAAACGCTCGACAAGAAGCTGCTAATTCCGGAAATGAATACGTGAGACCTTCTTGGGACGAATATTTTATGGATGTTACCAAAACAGTTGCTAATCGAGCTACATGCGATAGAGGTCGCTCTGGCTGCGTGATTGTACGCGACAAAAGAATTTTAGTAACAGGATACGTTGGCTCCCCTATTGGATTGCCACACTGCGATGATGTCGGACATTTCTTCAAAAAAACAATTCACGAAGACGGACACATAACCACACACTGCGTTAGAACTGTTCATGCAGAGCAAAATGCAATTACTCAAGCTGCTAGATACGGTATTTCGCTTGACAAATCAACGCTTTACTGCAAAATGACACCTTGCCGAACATGTGCCATGCTCATTATAAATTGCGGAATCACCCGCGTTGTATGCGAATACAGATACCATCAAGCAAAAGAAAGCGAAGAATTATTTGAACAAGCTAATGTGAAGCTAGAATATTTCAATGATGAAATTTTAAAATATGACAACCAATAATTCATTCAAATTTTATATTTTTGTCATAAAATATGCAATTTTGTCATATTTTTTTATAATTTAGCATTTCTTAAAACTGAAAATGAGCGAAATTACTTCTATAAAACAACGATTTGGAATTATTGGACAATCTCCATTGCTTGACAGAGCTATTGACATAGCAAGACAAGTAGCTCCGACAGATTTAACTGTTTTAATAACAGGAGAGAGTGGCGTTGGAAAAGAATTTTTTCCAAAAATCATCCATCAATACAGCAGCCGCAAGCACGGAACTTTTATTGCCGTAAATTGTGGAGCAATCCCCGAAGGCACTATAGACAGCGAACTTTTTGGACACGAAAAAGGCTCATTTACAGGAGCCACCGAAGCTAGAAAAGGATATTTTGAAGTTGCAAATGGTGGCACAATTTTTTTAGACGAAGTTGCCGAATTGCCGTTAAACACTCAAGTAAGACTGTTGAGAGTGCTAGAAAGCGGCGAATTTCTAAGAGTTGGCTCTTCTAAAGTGCTAAAGACTGATGTACGCATCGTTGCAGCAACAAATATAAATATAAACGACGCTATATTTTCTGGCAAGTTTAGAGAAGATTTGTTTTACCGCTTAAACACAGTTCCTATACACATTCCTCCTTTACGAGAAAGAAAAGAAGACATTGTTTTGCTTTTCAGGAAATTTGCTGCCGACTTTGCTGATAAATATCGCATGCCTCCTTTAGTTTTGACAGAGGGTGCTCAAAATAAATTAACACAATATCATTGGCCAGGCAACATAAGGCAATTGAAAAACATTACCGAACAAATTTCTATTATTGAGCAAAATCACGAAATAACAGAAGATGTGCTTTCACGATATTTAGACAATAATAATTTTAACAGCAACTTGCCCGTATTGCGAAGCCATTTCAATAAAAACGAAGGACACGCAAGCGAACGCGAAATTTTGTATAAAGTTCTTTTCGACATGAAAAAGGACATTATTGAAATGAAAAAATTAATTGCTGACATTATTTCCACAACGGGCATAAATGCAAATGCAAGGACATTAAACAATATTAGCGACGGAATTCCTATCCAGCATGATTTTTTAAACACCCAATTTACACCCGCAGCAACAGAATTTAAAAACACAGAAATTCCTGTAAAGGAAATTCCAGTGAGCTATTCAGAAGAAGTTGAAGAAACATTATCTTTAGAGAAAAAAGAAAAAGAAATAATAAGAAAAGCGCTGGAAAAGCACAATGGAAGAAGAAAAAGTGCAGCAAATGAATTAGGAATTTCCGAACGAACATTGTATAGAAAAATTAAAGAATACAAACTTTAAATGAAGAAATTTAGCTTACATATATTAACTTTTCTATTAATAGCTGCCACAAGTTCGTGCTTGCACATAACTTTTACAGGAGCTTCTATTCCTGCCGAAGCAAAAACTTTTAATGTAAAATATTTCGACAACAATGCATCTCTTGTAAATCCCAATTTAAGCCGCGTTTTAACAGAAAAGCTACAAGATAAAATCTCTGGTCAAACCAGACTTACAATGACAAATACTAATTCAGACATTAATTTTGAAGGAGAAATTGACAGCTACACACTGCAACCTGTGGCTATTCAAGGCAATGAGACTGCACAACTTACTCAATTAACCATAGGGGTTAATGTTCGCTACACAAACAAATTTGATGAATCAAAAAATTTTGAAAATCGCTTTTCGAGATTTCAGCAATTCCCTGCAAGTCAAAGCATTAGCTCAGTAGAAGACGACCTTATTAATGCTATTTGCGATGAACTTGTTGACGATATTTTCAATAAAGCTTTAGTAAACTGGTAAAATTAAAACATTATGAATATTACAAACTTATATGATTTTTTTAAATACCTAAAAGAAGAAAGTATTAATCACCCTTACTCTCCTCATTTGCAAACACTTCTTTTAATTCAGGAAAAAAAGAACTCTACAGAAAATTTTGAAGCTATGCTAAAAAAACGTTCTTTTGTTATGCCAGACCCATTTACACTTTATTTAAACATTGATAGCGCATCTGAAAAACCAAAAGACACAATTAACATAAAAGAAGAACCAGCTGAAAAAACTGACGTTATACCAGTAAATGACAAACCTAAAGAAGAAGCAATTGTAAGTAATTTTTCAGAAAGCGACGCAACAGAAAAAAACAA comes from Bacteroidales bacterium and encodes:
- a CDS encoding sigma-54-dependent Fis family transcriptional regulator: MKMSEITSIKQRFGIIGQSPLLDRAIDIARQVAPTDLTVLITGESGVGKEFFPKIIHQYSSRKHGTFIAVNCGAIPEGTIDSELFGHEKGSFTGATEARKGYFEVANGGTIFLDEVAELPLNTQVRLLRVLESGEFLRVGSSKVLKTDVRIVAATNININDAIFSGKFREDLFYRLNTVPIHIPPLRERKEDIVLLFRKFAADFADKYRMPPLVLTEGAQNKLTQYHWPGNIRQLKNITEQISIIEQNHEITEDVLSRYLDNNNFNSNLPVLRSHFNKNEGHASEREILYKVLFDMKKDIIEMKKLIADIISTTGINANARTLNNISDGIPIQHDFLNTQFTPAATEFKNTEIPVKEIPVSYSEEVEETLSLEKKEKEIIRKALEKHNGRRKSAANELGISERTLYRKIKEYKL
- a CDS encoding LptE family protein, with the protein product MKKFSLHILTFLLIAATSSCLHITFTGASIPAEAKTFNVKYFDNNASLVNPNLSRVLTEKLQDKISGQTRLTMTNTNSDINFEGEIDSYTLQPVAIQGNETAQLTQLTIGVNVRYTNKFDESKNFENRFSRFQQFPASQSISSVEDDLINAICDELVDDIFNKALVNW
- a CDS encoding META domain-containing protein is translated as MKATKLFLILIISFSIFNAACKRDEATICENLLEQGIADSTSIKGEWEFKYFAKTINGNKISKKEPISDQHWIGFNGSNINGGICNTLGGKYSLNSSNNISISVNSITFKLCDTETNELESTLIKSLNNAICFVVKGNELLIHYKEIDKRNVLVLTKK
- a CDS encoding AAA family ATPase → MVIIGITGTLGSGKGTIVDYLVRNKGFVHYSVRQYLLKQIRQLGMEENRDSMVKVANDLRAKHGASYIVEQLYIQAKKSGKNAIIESIRTTGEIESLKAKGNFYLLAVDADVRIRFERVLQRGSETDNINYETFIANENREMISNDPSSQNLIKCIEAADYALQNNGTFQQLYDQIECIMTEINARQEAANSGNEYVRPSWDEYFMDVTKTVANRATCDRGRSGCVIVRDKRILVTGYVGSPIGLPHCDDVGHFFKKTIHEDGHITTHCVRTVHAEQNAITQAARYGISLDKSTLYCKMTPCRTCAMLIINCGITRVVCEYRYHQAKESEELFEQANVKLEYFNDEILKYDNQ